Within the Echinicola sp. 20G genome, the region CGAAGTTTGAAGAGGAGAGTCTGGTAGCTGTGGTGCTTGGATAAGGTAAGTATGGTCCACAGATGAATGGGATAAACACGGATGGTAGGTGGTGGGAAGAGGAAAGTTTGAAGTGGGATGTACGAAGATTATCTAGGGTAAACTGGCTAAGGATCTTGAATCTGTTTTGGGTATTTCAAATGCCCGTTATGGTTGAGTCTGGATTGCAAATCAAGATTAGTGAAGTAGGAAGTGGTAAATGTCGCAAAGTTTAGCTGATGGGATAACTGGGTTTCCACCTTTCCAAATTCCTTTAATAAATGGCTCCTGCGATAACTTTTCATGACCAGAAAAGGAGCCACTTTTTCGTACACTGATAAATCCAATTTGTAGTACCTGTCGAACTCCCTTTTTAGGGCTTCAGGGCTTAAAAATTTTTCCATAACACACCTTCTTCCTACTTCTCCTTGCCAGAAGTAATGCTCAGTATTAAATAACATCGGCTGTAAACATAATAAAAACAGGCATTTACTCCAATTGGTGCTATTAGGATTTGTCAGGATTTTCATGTTTTCTGTCATCTGACAGTAATTGTGTAAAAAATGCAAAATAATGTTTGTATAGTTTTATTTGTTTCGATTTAGTGCTTAAATTTTTTTCATATTAAACCTCAAATCAGAAGTCAAAGCCAGTCAAATGAAAAGTTTTATAAGAACATATACCGAACTGATCCCATTGTTGATCGCTTTCTTATTTGCCTATACAGCGGTCAGCAAAGTGTATGATTGGCAGGGCACTGAGATTGCCCTTAGAAATCAGGTTTTCCCCTTGTGGATGGTAGAAGGACTGCTGTGGGGCTTGCCAGCAATGGAGTTGACCGTAGCCATCATGGTGCTGACCCAGAAATGGCGCAGAAGAGGGATGTGGGCATCTTTTGGATTGATGGTCACTTTTACGGGCTACCTGGGACTGGTGATCCTGAACGTATTCGATAGAGTGCCCTGCAGCTGTGGGGGAATACTGAGTGGTTTGGGATGGGAGGAGCATCTGGTGTTTAATCTTACGGTGCTGGTGTTGATGGTGGTATGGGTAATGATGTACGAAGCAGGAAGGTTGAATAGGAGAACTTGAAGTACGAAGCGGGAAGTTTGAAGCCTGCCTGGCGGCAGACAGGTAGGAAGTTTTCCACAGTGAGGAATGAGGAATTGGAAAGCGGCATTTCAAATGCCTGTGATTTATGGGGCCAGATTGCAAATCTGGACCAGCATTGAGACAAACATAAAAAAGTTAATAGGCCATCCACTGCTCAAAGCCAAGCTACAGCGGCAGATTTTTAATAACGAATAGAAAAAAGATATACACGGCCAGTGAAGGCACGAGGTGCTTGCCTGGCATCAGCAGGGGGAAGAAATCCGGCCGTCCCTCTCGGAAGGTCCACGAAACCAAAACGACCGGAGTTCAATGTTCATATTAATATATAAAATTATGAAACTTAACATTTTAAATCTAGTTAAAGGCGGGGTTTTTCTCTTCGCCATCTTGGCTGCGTTTGCATTTACGCAGCCCGTGGACATGGACGAGCCCAGGTTCGGACAGTCCGGAAGTGAGTGGTACGATGTGACCAATGTTGAAATTGGGCCTGGAGATGACCAGTACCAATGTACGGGAACCACCAGCCAGTGCCTCTACGAGGATGCTTCCACCGCCAATCCCGTAGCAGGTGCCTTGGGTAACTTCGAACCGGGTGATGACCTGGATCCAATCCCATAGCCTTTGGTTGCTCAATGGTAAAGGGAAGCGAATACCGCTTCCCTTTTTTTGTCTACAAAGAGCCGTTCAGTTCCTGTTCATAAGGCGGAATCTGTACGAGGTAATCTGCAGGTTCATCGCCGAGCCCATACTGAAAGCCATCTACCGTTCTATCTGCATGGACTTTTCTTTGCGGATCTCCCAAAAGTCTTCTCACGTCCATCCAACGGATACTACCCCTAAAAGCCAGTTCTTTTCGTCTTTCCAACAGAATGATATCAAGGGCTTCTTCTTGACCGGAAGCCGTATAGGGCCTGAAGCTCTCCGGTAAATGACGCCTTTCCAATAAATAGTTCAACGCTGCCAACCCCGATTCACTGTCCCCCAACCTGGCCAGGCATTCTGCCTTGTTGAGATAAAGCTCATCGGTGGCCAATCCCCCAAAAACCAAATAACTTCCCGTATAGCTGCCCCTGAAATTGGCCAGGCCATTGTTTTGGGGATCTTCGAAGTAGTAGAACTGCTTTCTCAGGTCACCTTCTGCATATTTATCGTATAGTGCTGGATGTACAAAAGCCTGTGAACTGTAAAGGTAGGAATAGGCAGGAAGCTGGCTGTGGAAGATTACCTCTGGGTTGAATTCCAGGAAGGTTTCGCCGTCATCGGATAGGTCTACCTCTCCGGAGGCTTCCAGCTGGGCCAAGTCCATCAGCTGTGCCTGTGCCTCCAAAGTTTTATTGGCATAGCGTAAGGCTGCTTCATAGTCCCCCTTGACCAAATAGAACCTACTGAGCATGCCCCATGCGGCTTTCTGGGTCGGGGAATACGGATAGTTGGCCGTGCCCGGGAGAAGGTCTGCTGCTTCCAATAGGTCCTCTTCGATCAATCGATAGGTAGTCTCCAGATCGGAAATGGCCGGTCTTTCATTCACATTGGCATTTCGCTTCAGTGGCAAACCCTGGACCGGATTTTCCGATGAGCCAGATGGGTAGGGGGCGGCGAAATATTGGCTCAGCTCAAAATAATGGCTGGCACGG harbors:
- a CDS encoding RagB/SusD family nutrient uptake outer membrane protein, which translates into the protein MNHTLKPILTIMIISIVHLLSSCEEFLDEKPEKSLVVPESLDDLAALLEFTQYMNNSLHLGIILADDYYTTDEGLQGFSYQWEREAYTWSMDLADDTGKMDAWSAPYAAIFYSNVVLEKLRDIAPQSSSDQQMMNTIKGKALFYRASHYFELSQYFAAPYPSGSSENPVQGLPLKRNANVNERPAISDLETTYRLIEEDLLEAADLLPGTANYPYSPTQKAAWGMLSRFYLVKGDYEAALRYANKTLEAQAQLMDLAQLEASGEVDLSDDGETFLEFNPEVIFHSQLPAYSYLYSSQAFVHPALYDKYAEGDLRKQFYYFEDPQNNGLANFRGSYTGSYLVFGGLATDELYLNKAECLARLGDSESGLAALNYLLERRHLPESFRPYTASGQEEALDIILLERRKELAFRGSIRWMDVRRLLGDPQRKVHADRTVDGFQYGLGDEPADYLVQIPPYEQELNGSL
- a CDS encoding MauE/DoxX family redox-associated membrane protein, with the protein product MKSFIRTYTELIPLLIAFLFAYTAVSKVYDWQGTEIALRNQVFPLWMVEGLLWGLPAMELTVAIMVLTQKWRRRGMWASFGLMVTFTGYLGLVILNVFDRVPCSCGGILSGLGWEEHLVFNLTVLVLMVVWVMMYEAGRLNRRT